The nucleotide sequence TCTTCTTTGAACCCGCGAGTAGTGATTGCTGGCGTGCCGATTCGAATACCGCTTGTTTTGAATGGACTTAGTGTTTCAAAAGGAATCGAGTTTTTATTTACAGTGATATTCACACTGTCCAAAATGCTCTCTGCTTCTTTTCCATTTATACCTAACTCGCGAACATCGATCAACATCAGATGATTATCTGTCGCCCCTGAAATGACTCTGGTTCCAATTGCTTGATTGAAAACTTTGACCATTGCTTTTGCATTGGCGATGATTTGTTCACTATATTCTTTAAATGCAGGATCTAATGCTTCTTTGAATGCTACTGCTTTACCCGCAATCACATGCTCTAGAGGGCCGCCTTGAATACCAGGAAATACCGCACTATTTATTTTTTTTGCTAATGCTTCATCGTTTGTCAAAATCATGCCGCCTCGAGGGCCACGCAATGTTTTATGAGTGGTAGTCGTTGTGATATCTGCATAAGGAACTGGATTAGGATGAAGTCCTGCTGCTACTAATCCTGCGATATGTGCCATATCTACCATCAGTTTTGCGCCTACTTCATCTGCGATTTCTCTGAATTTCGCAAAGTCGATCGTTCGTCCGTAAGCACTGGCACCTGCTACGATCAATTTTGGTTGATGTTTTCTAGCTAAAATACGTACCACATTATAATCAATAACTTCTGTTGTCGGATCAACACCGTAAGCAACAAAGTGATAGGTTTTGCCACTGAAGTTGACTGGTGATCCATGTGTTAGATGTCCGCCTGCGGAAAGATCCATTCCTAAGATCGTGTCCCCTGGTTCTACCAAAGCGAGATAAGCAGCCGTGTTGGCTTGAGAGCCGGAGTGAGGCTGGACGTTCGCAAATTTCGCTCCGAATAATTCTTTTGCACGGTCAATCGCTAAATTTTCAACGATATCGACAAATTCACACCCACCATAATAGCGATGCCCTGGATAACCTTCTGCGTATTTATTTGTCAAGATACTTCCTTGTGCAGCCATCACTGCTTCGGAGACAAAGTTTTCAGAGGCAATCAGCTCCAAATTATGTTCTTGTCTTTCTTCTTCTTTGGCGATCGCAGCCCAAAGATCAGGGTCAAACGTTTTGTAATCTACCACAAACAACAGCTCCTTTTTATTTTCCTACAATTTTATTTTTCCCATCAAAAACAAATTGCCAAATATTCGTATCTCTTCTATTACGATTAGTTACGCTTAGTTTTTCGTTCACTGATAGAAGATTTACTTGATAGCATTGTATCATACTAAAAGAATGCGACAATAACCAATTGATCATTTTTCAAAATAATTTTGTCCTGCTGCTTTTTTCAAGCGATTCATGTAAGCATTCCCCAATCCAGTTTCTGGATACACTTGTACAAAAATCAAATCTAATCCAAGTGTTGGTTCATCTAATCCTCTTAGACCTGCAAACAATCCTTTAGCCGCCGCTTCTACTGAGTTGTCGTTATACATATAAACAGCTGCAGTATCTGTCCGCACTTGATCCGCAATTTCGGGGCTTGCTATGACACCTGCACGGATCTTCTTATTTTTTGCCCATTGAACTGCAGTTGACCAATCGCCATCTCTGACCATCAGAACACGTGTATCGGGTGAGTAGTGTTTGTATTTCATCCCAGGGGCTTTTGGTGTTTCATTTTCTTTTACAAGATGCTGATCAATAGCAACAGGAGATTCGATGACTGCTTCGATTTGTTCTTTCGTTACTGCACCTGGTCGTAAAATCATAGGCATGGCTGTTGGATCACTTAAATCAAGAACAGTGGATTCTACACCAATTCGCGTAGCTCCATCATCAATAATCCCGGTAATTTTTCCTTGTAGATCATGATATACATGATCTGCAGTCGTTGGACTTGGTTTTCCCGACGTATTTGCACTTGGACCGACAAGCGGAACACCGGAAAGTTCGATTACTTCTAGTGTTTTTTTGTTATCCGGTATACGAAATGCAGCTGTGGATAATCCTCCCGTCACAACTGAGGGCAAAGTGTCTTTTTTGATCTTAAATATCAAAGTTAATGGTCCAGGCCAGAAGTTCTTCACAATCTTCTCTGCTGCCGGATGAAAGTTGTCCACATACTCTTTTACTTGTTCAAAAGAGGCGACATGGACGATTAATGGATTATCTTGCGGTCTCCCTTTTACAGAAAACACTTTCTTGACAGCGTTTGGTAAAAGAGCGTTGGCGCCCAATCCGTATACTGTTTCGGTAGGAAAAGCAACAAGTTCTCCTTCTTTCAGTGCTTCGGCTGCCTCTTGCAATTCTGTTTCATCATATCGTTTCGTTTCCACAGTTTATCCACAACCCCTTTTTCATACATTCTTATTTTGTCTGAGTTTATCCTCAAGTTTTCCACTGTTTGTGGATAATCTATTTGTCAATAGTGGATAAACTTGTTGATAAACCAAAAAGTCGTTTACATCCTTGTCAAATAAGTGTTTTTTTATAATAAAAAAACAAATAAAAAATTTTTCATCCACAACTTCAACCATAAACTTGGATCATTCGTTCATTGCCAAAAAGATCCTTTTTTATCGCCACTTTTTTATCTGGAAATGCTTGCTGAAATATTTTTTTTACTGCTTCACCTTGGCGAAATCCGATTTCTAAAAAAATCTTTCCATTTGATTTTAGTACGCTTGGTGCTTCAACTGCTATTTTTTCATAAATAGCTAATCCATCGTTCTCAGCAAAAAGGGCCATTTTAGGTTCGAATGACCGGACACTTTCATCCA is from Enterococcus faecium and encodes:
- the glyA gene encoding serine hydroxymethyltransferase; its protein translation is MVDYKTFDPDLWAAIAKEEERQEHNLELIASENFVSEAVMAAQGSILTNKYAEGYPGHRYYGGCEFVDIVENLAIDRAKELFGAKFANVQPHSGSQANTAAYLALVEPGDTILGMDLSAGGHLTHGSPVNFSGKTYHFVAYGVDPTTEVIDYNVVRILARKHQPKLIVAGASAYGRTIDFAKFREIADEVGAKLMVDMAHIAGLVAAGLHPNPVPYADITTTTTHKTLRGPRGGMILTNDEALAKKINSAVFPGIQGGPLEHVIAGKAVAFKEALDPAFKEYSEQIIANAKAMVKVFNQAIGTRVISGATDNHLMLIDVRELGINGKEAESILDSVNITVNKNSIPFETLSPFKTSGIRIGTPAITTRGFKEEDAVKVAELVVKALQAKDDNAQLDEVKTGVRELTEKFPLHKK
- a CDS encoding L-threonylcarbamoyladenylate synthase, encoding METKRYDETELQEAAEALKEGELVAFPTETVYGLGANALLPNAVKKVFSVKGRPQDNPLIVHVASFEQVKEYVDNFHPAAEKIVKNFWPGPLTLIFKIKKDTLPSVVTGGLSTAAFRIPDNKKTLEVIELSGVPLVGPSANTSGKPSPTTADHVYHDLQGKITGIIDDGATRIGVESTVLDLSDPTAMPMILRPGAVTKEQIEAVIESPVAIDQHLVKENETPKAPGMKYKHYSPDTRVLMVRDGDWSTAVQWAKNKKIRAGVIASPEIADQVRTDTAAVYMYNDNSVEAAAKGLFAGLRGLDEPTLGLDLIFVQVYPETGLGNAYMNRLKKAAGQNYFEK